Proteins encoded within one genomic window of Trichoderma asperellum chromosome 2, complete sequence:
- a CDS encoding uncharacterized protein (EggNog:ENOG41~TransMembrane:7 (o12-31i43-64o84-109i121-142o176-198i210-228o248-267i)~antiSMASH:Cluster_2.6), which produces MMPESRGPEALAVVITLYVTSFIAIGLRLYTHGFILKHFFAEDYISLASLILYTAYTICAALSIKYGVGSHVVDVPPDNRPKAIFYRWILTFIYVILSMLTKWIVGIFLLRICPRKRWRQITIWTILAVITIFSLIYEVFAIRTCDPIELQWTRYNPIPPTEGSCNATTFATVTTYISAFLSVVADWILPALPATLVWKAQIPQREKISIIVLLALGSVASIATIVRIPFAKGYLDNPDYLYTTVDLGIWSTVEIGVALTTSSLATLKPLLKQMRLFSTISSSERLGSYSDERINNTAIVRKITVTKRVDVSSAPRGEGESWRNKRDRKESMDVELVSQRGDMYFPDRNQGSDIEIGLHK; this is translated from the exons ATGATGCCTGAAAGCCGAGGGCCCGAAGCGTTAGCAGTTGTTATAACACTGTATGTCACaagctttatagctataGGCCTTCGACTCTACACCCATGGTTTTATTTTGAAGCACTTCTTCGCCGAGGATTATATATCATTAGCTTCCTTG ATATTATATACAGCTTACACAATCTGCGCGGCTCTTTCTATCAAATATGGCGTGGGCTCACATGTCGTCGATGTGCCGCCTGATAATCGCCCAAaggctattttttatagatGGATTCTCACTTTCATATATGTTATTCTTTCAATGTTAACTAAATGGATTGTGGGTATATTTCTCCTACGAATATGCCCACGTAAACGCTGGCGACAAATCACCATCTGGACCATTTTGGCTGTGATTACTATATTCAGCCTGATCTATGAGGTGTTCGCTATCCGGACTTGCGATCCAATTGAGCTACAATGGACCAGATATAATCCCATCCCACCTACCGAGGGTAGTTGCAATGCAACAACATTCGCCACAGTCACGACATACATCTCAGCCTTTCTCAGTGTTGTCGCCGACTGGATATTGCCCGCATTGCCAGCCACCCTGGTATGGAAAGCGCAGATACCACAGCGCGAAAAGATCTCCATCATTGTCTTGCTTGCCTTAGGGTCTGT TGCCTCTATTGCTACAATCGTTCGCATTCCTTTTGCAAAAGGCTATCTTGATAACCCAGATTACCTCTATACAACCGTTGACCTGGGCATTTGGAGCACGGTTGAGATTGGAGTTGCCCTAACTACTTCATCTCTTGCAACACTCAAACCGCTATTGAAACAAATGCGTCTTTTCAGCACTATATCATCATCTGAGAGACTTGGCTCTTACTCTGACGAAAGAATTAATAACACAGCAATTGTAAGGAAAATAACTGTCACCAAACGAGTGGACGTTTCCTCTGCCCCCAGAGGCGAAGGAGAGTCATGGCGGAATAAACGGGACCGCAAAGAATCTATGGATGTGGAATTGGTTAGTCAACGAGGCGACATGTATTTTCCTGACAGAAATCAGGGTTCCGATATTGAAATAGGGCTCCACAAATGA
- a CDS encoding uncharacterized protein (EggNog:ENOG41~TransMembrane:1 (i108-128o)~antiSMASH:Cluster_2.6), whose product MRTTKYTGSVFEQLPEQARQNAKLLRPVDMQQPPLHFITATLPQEMNNTHALSQIRSHVSKESHARRRRALTEKVALYHASSTSAKQQLHARISDGGKEAWSICFPWSLSVNELFLFNFFLEWVIPNGWTECITEESQQSFQMGMRSVLIPVAMTDMSLFTAVIL is encoded by the exons ATGAGGACTACAAAATATACCGGGAGTGTGTTTGAGCAACTGCCAGAACAGGCAAGACAAAATGCCAAACTCCTTCGCCCTGTTGACATGCAGCAGCCCCCGCTGCACTTCATCACTGCTACTCTACCACAAGAAATGAACAATACGCATGCGCTAAGTCAGATCAGATCGCATGTTTCCAAGGAATCTCACGCTCGCCGACGGCGAGCCCTTACTGAGAAGGTGGCGCTGTATCACGCGAGCAGTACCAGCGCCAAACAACAGTTGCACGCTCGCATTAGCGATGGTGGCAAAGAAGCTTGGAGTATTTGCTTTCCGTGGTCTCTCTCTGTTAATGAATTATTCCTCTTCAATTTCT TCCTGGAATGGGTAATACCGAATGGTTGGACAGAATGTATTACCGAAGAATCCCAACAGTCATTCCAAATGGGCATGAGATCAGTTCTCATCCCTGTTGCCATGACAGACATGAGCCTGTTTACTGCCGTCAT CTTATGA
- a CDS encoding uncharacterized protein (EggNog:ENOG41~antiSMASH:Cluster_2.6), with the protein MASVESDINRPWADGPFELISISLLGYKPGEKVQPYHAMALEMVTVHNCLIRGINSVYLQCINVERSSASVPAFIKYASVWGQILHTHHSTEEKWIFPEIEAIVGEKGVMDVNIQQHHAFEEGVNEYAAYLKNAENGEEKYDGTKLKNIVDSFMPVLRQHLQDEILTLKDFDKYKEKTDWAKWTKDTIAKVVKKTQTSDGMVVELPFVVHNHEVKFEQIGSWPPVPSLVFFVLKFLYFGKNSDWWQFAPCDKNGKARDLPYAL; encoded by the exons ATGGCTAGCGTAGAGAGTGACATCAACCGGCCTTGGGCCGACGGACCTTTTGAACTGATTTCTATTTCGCTTCTTGGTTACAAG CCGGGGGAGAAGGTTCAACCATACCACGCTATGGCCTTGGAAATGGTTACCGTCCATAATTGCTTGATAAGAGGTATAAACAGCGTCTATCTCCAGTGCATCAACGTGGAACGTTCATCGGCTAGCGTTCCAGCATTCATCAAATACGCAAGTGTATGGGGCCAGATTCTTCACACCCACCATTCGACCGAGGAAAAGTGGATTTTTCCTGAGATTGAGGCGATCGTTGGTGAAAAAGGCGTCATGGATGTTAACATTCAGCAACATCATGCTTTTGAAGAGGGTGTAAACGAATACGCTGCTTACTTGAAGAATGCGGAAAACGGCGAGGAAAAATATGACGGGACAAAGCTCAAGAATATTGTTGACTCATTCATGCCTGTTCTTAGGCAACATTTGCAAGATGAGATTTTGACTCTTAAGGACTTTGATAAATATAAGGAAAAGACCGATTGGGCCAAATGGACAAAAGATACAATTGCAAAGGTGGTAAAGAAAACCCAGACATCTGACGGCATG GTTGTGGAGCTGCCCTTTGTGGTTCATAATCATGAGGTTAAATTTGAGCAAATTGGTAGCTGGCCACCGGTACCatctcttgttttcttcgtTCTAAAATTTCTGTATTTTGGAAAGAACTCCGACTGGTGGCAATTTGCACCTTGTGACAAGAACGGCAAGGCCAGAGATTTGCCTTATGCACTTTAA
- a CDS encoding uncharacterized protein (antiSMASH:Cluster_2.7~TransMembrane:1 (o6-28i)) — protein sequence MGLAKAVLKFIAIPIIIVVFIAFIIIFIRSKREQKKLSKHAEAETLPQFNCGPVPPPAYTLPAKPAPAVVQQGYTESYHQT from the coding sequence ATGGGCCTCGCAAAAGCAGTTCTCAAATTTATTGCCATCCCAATTATAATTGTCGTCTTTATCGCCTTTATCATCATATTTATTCGCTCTAAAAGGGAACAAAAGAAACTTTCCAAACACGCTGAAGCCGAAACACTTCCTCAGTTCAACTGCGGACCGGTGCCGCCTCCTGCGTATACATTACCAGCAAAACCAGCCCCTGCTGTCGTCCAACAGGGCTATACCGAAAGCTATCATCAAACTTGA
- a CDS encoding uncharacterized protein (EggNog:ENOG41~antiSMASH:Cluster_2.6) — MNASAHNNIASSTEERYMAQLDLPKGVRLVASEKLDQRSDQEIATWLQKRHAVMSQKNVWTFWNKGWKAMQPWAQRNVINWVRKLGPEWTVHVLDVVPESETHVKHFVESSFFPEAFNKGIMDGPFVGPHQGDLVRLPLLWKYGGVWMDVGTFLFRHLDDIWWNQIIDPASPCELGGFAVEFREKYYTMLNGFLICQSGNSFIKRWHDIYLSLWGPNTTNANGFHKHPLLAHIKAIETPSDRVIEDPEMITAVDVMLDYLAHFLCLERLRGLSDPNDGFDGAEYFATKIFLAPAMQELFALQPLTQWSGLEQNNLFRTRLDGPKDETWQKANSYAHDAFANQSAIKVSRGPKNPKLVCLAELWDEEKFMDADHGEGTFASYLRYGSIHYDQTRDLVPMVLERDENTLKMGLLEPLKHLNE, encoded by the coding sequence ATGAATGCCAGCGCACACAATAACATTGCCTCTTCTACAGAAGAGAGATATATGGCACAACTTGATTTACCCAAAGGCGTTAGATTAGTAGCCTCGGAAAAGCTTGATCAGCGTTCTGACCAAGAGATAGCCACATGGTTGCAAAAGAGACACGCCGTTATGTCTCAAAAAAACGTATGGACATTCTGGAACAAGGGCTGGAAGGCCATGCAGCCATGGGCACAACGAAACGTAATTAATTGGGTTCGAAAGCTTGGTCCAGAGTGGACAGTTCACGTCCTTGATGTTGTTCCTGAATCAGAAACACACGTCAAGCACTTCGTCGAATCATCGTTTTTTCCAGAAGCTTTCAATAAAGGAATCATGGATGGACCATTCGTAGGTCCTCACCAAGGGGACCTAGTCCGTTTACCTCTTCTCTGGAAGTATGGAGGTGTATGGATGGATGTTGGAACATTTCTCTTTCGGCACCTGGACGATATATGGTGGAATCAAATTATCGATCCAGCTTCACCGTGTGAGCTAGGTGGCTTTGCCGTCGAGTTTCGTGAAAAATATTACACAATGCTTAACGGATTTCTTATTTGCCAATCTGGAAACTCTTTCATTAAAAGATGGCATGACATTTATCTCAGTCTCTGGGGTCCCAATACGACAAATGCAAACGGATTCCACAAGCATCCTTTGCTAGCTCATATAAAGGCGATAGAAACGCCGTCTGACAGGGTGATTGAAGACCCAGAGATGATTACTGCAGTAGATGTCATGCTTGATTATCTTGCACACTTTCTTTGCCTTGAGAGATTGAGGGGTCTAAGTGATCCTAATGATGGGTTTGATGGCGCAGAGTACTTTGCAACTAAGATTTTCCTTGCACCCGCGATGCAAGAATTATTTGCCCTACAACCGCTTACACAATGGTCTGGACTCGAACAGAATAATCTTTTCAGAACACGTCTTGATGGCCCTAAAGATGAGACTTGGCAGAAAGCGAATTCTTATGCACACGATGCATTTGCAAATCAATCTGCCATTAAGGTGAGCCGCGGACCTAAAAATCCCAAATTAGTGTGTTTGGCAGAGCTATGGGACGAAGAGAAGTTTATGGACGCTGACCATGGAGAGGGAACGTTTGCATCCTATCTGAGATATGGCAGCATACACTATGACCAAACAAGAGACTTGGTTCCCATGGTGCTGGAGCGGGATGAGAACACTTTAAAAATGGGGCTTTTAGAGCCCCTAAAACATCTTAACGAgtaa
- a CDS encoding uncharacterized protein (EggNog:ENOG41~TransMembrane:1 (i148-168o)~antiSMASH:Cluster_2.6) produces the protein MRTTKYTGSVFEQLPEQARQNAKLLRPVDMQQPPLHFITATLPQEMNNTHALSQIRSHVSKESHARRRRALTEKVALYHASSTSAKQQLHARISDGGKEAWSICFPWSLSVNELFLFNFFLEWVIPNGWTECITEESQQSFQMGMRSVLIPVAMTDMSLFTAVMYVSARRYSLISNNTAEAEKYHKLMIHYLLLCLQKIKVIINMESYPTDASMALVLCMATEAYWEGQVEAFHIHGMAFTKMAEIRRAFPEREKVSPFLLEMAAKSIYDPRYNIVMGPYHTN, from the exons ATGAGGACTACAAAATATACCGGGAGTGTGTTTGAGCAACTGCCAGAACAGGCAAGACAAAATGCCAAACTCCTTCGCCCTGTTGACATGCAGCAGCCCCCGCTGCACTTCATCACTGCTACTCTACCACAAGAAATGAACAATACGCATGCGCTAAGTCAGATCAGATCGCATGTTTCCAAGGAATCTCACGCTCGCCGACGGCGAGCCCTTACTGAGAAGGTGGCGCTGTATCACGCGAGCAGTACCAGCGCCAAACAACAGTTGCACGCTCGCATTAGCGATGGTGGCAAAGAAGCTTGGAGTATTTGCTTTCCGTGGTCTCTCTCTGTTAATGAATTATTCCTCTTCAATTTCT TCCTGGAATGGGTAATACCGAATGGTTGGACAGAATGTATTACCGAAGAATCCCAACAGTCATTCCAAATGGGCATGAGATCAGTTCTCATCCCTGTTGCCATGACAGACATGAGCCTGTTTACTGCCGTCATGTACGTTTCAGCACGAAGATACAGTCTCATTTCAAACAATACCGCTGAAGCTGAGAAGTATCACAAGCTTATGATACACTACCTTCTCCTATGCTTACAGAAAATTAAAGTCATCATCAATATGGAAAGCTACCCAACAGATGCCTCTATGGCTCTGGTCCTTTGTATGGCCACGGAAGCA TACTGGGAGGGGCAAGTGGAAGCATTTCACATTCATGGAATGGCCTTCACCAAGATGGCTGAGATTCGTAGAGCATttccagagagagagaaagtttctccttttttgttAGAAATGGCTGCGAAGTCAATATATGACCCAAGATATAATATTGTTATGGGGCCTTACCATACAAATTAG
- a CDS encoding uncharacterized protein (EggNog:ENOG41~SMCOG1288:ABC transporter related protein~TransMembrane:6 (i7-27o39-56i430-454o474-498i548-571o577-597i)~antiSMASH:Cluster_2.6) has product MTPLIALQFALTFFAVFGCFGLAFWFGTKLYLEGHLDNFGTITVVLLSMTMIVFSLERVASPLLALSKASAAARQFLNIIDAPQPNQGRLKSPEVNPEKDIFLKQVTFAYPGRPHIKILDSLDLRIEAGKTTAIVGPSGSGKSTIIGLIEQWYSLSEFTNSMPEEHGSLIKSSGNISIGDHSLSEVDLKWWRSQIGLVQQEPFLFNGTIYTNVANGLIGTRWESSSEDQKRELVIKACKEAFADEFIDKLPMGYETPVGDGGTKLSGGQRQRIAIARAIVRQPNILIFDEATSAIDVRGEKIVQAALDRAAQSRTTITIAHRLSTVQKADRIVVLRQGRVVESGSHESLIAIPNGIYSNLVHAQTISLGDETKETSIERSSEEDMETIIQPQKDESELIIKNAPSHSIQKHTRSFWKSFGRLLYESKNSYYLMILIFIFTACAGATGPVQALLFAHVINVSKYTGSKLRSESEFWSGMFGVLAAGAGISYFGSLSTSLRNGLLIRSKYQKEYFESTLSQQMAFFDQEEHSQGAIVARVASDPQRLDELLGASMASVYIAVFSIVGSISIAFAFGWKLAVVSCCVVLPISIVASFFRFKYELQFERMNNEVFAESSKFASESIAAFRTVSAFTLEETICRRFETLCRNHVAAAYKKARWATFLVGLSDSATIPCQALLLYYGGRLLANAELTVLNFFVSFMVALNAGEAAGQSLSYGPSAAQVTTASNRILDMRESRFLDKAGANEEIPGSDGGVRIEFQDIHFKYPTRDVPVFEGLNLTIESGQFAALVGASGCGKTSIISLLERFYDPTEGKILYNGIDITELTVKAYRKQLSLVAQESSLFHGSIKENILLGVDPSTVSDEQLHQACRDASIHDFIVSLPDGFSTPVGSRGVSLSGGQKQRISIARALIRRPKILLLDEATSSLDPENEKLVQEALERASKGRTMVVVAHKLSTVRNADVIFVFGDGKILEKGSHTELLERNGVYWRMCKSQALDA; this is encoded by the exons ATGACACCACTAATCGCTCTTCAATTTGCGTTGACG TTCTTTGCCGTTTTTGGTTGCTTTGGTCTTGCCTTCTGGTTCGGTACGAAACTCTATCTCGAAGGTCATTTGGACAATTTTGGGACAATTACAGT AGTTTTGCTTTCGATGACTATGATTGTCTTTTCATTAGAGCGGGTAGCTTCACCCTTACTAGCTCTCAGCAAAGCAAG TGCTGCGGCTCGACAATTTCTTAACATAATCGATGCCCCTCAACCAAACCAAGGTCGACTTAAAAGTCCAGAAGTTAATCCtgaaaaagatatttttctCAAGCAAGTCACATTTGCTTACCCAGGCCGGCCACATATCAAAATCCTAGACAGCTTAGACCTACGAATAGAAGCTGGGAAGACAACCGCCATTGTTGGACCTTCTGGATCTGGGAAAAGCACCATCATTGGGCTGATTGAGCAATGGTATTCTCTCAGCGAATTCACTAATTCGATGCCTGAAGAACATGGGAGTTTAATAAAGTCGAGCGGAAACATCTCTATTGGAGACCACTCTCTGAGTGAAGTAGATTTGAAGTGGTGGAGATCTCAAATTGGCTTAGTACAACAAGAGCCTTTCCTCTTCAATGGGACAATTTACACAAATGTTGCGAATGGTCTTATTGGAACCCGATGGGAAAGTAGTTCTGAAGATCAAAAAAGGGAGTTAGTCATAAAGGCGTGTAAAGAGGCATTTGCTGATGAGTTTATTGACAAGCTGCCAATG GGCTATGAGACGCCTGTCGGCGATGGGGGTACAAAGTTATCTGGGGGACAGCGACAACGAATTGCCATCGCTCGGGCGATTGTTCGTCAACCTAACATCCTAATCTTTGATGAGGCAACAAGCGCAATAGACGTACGGGGCGAAAAAATTGTACAGGCCGCTCTTGATCGAGCAGCGCAGTCGCGCACCACTATTACGATCGCGCATCGCTTATCAACTGTACAGAAGGCCGATCGCATAGTCGTTTTACGACAAGGCAGGGTGGTGGAATCTGGGTCTCATGAGAGTCTTATAGCTATACCTAACGGTATTTACTCTAATCTTGTACATGCTCAAACTATATCACTTGGAGATGAGACAAAAGAGACCAGCATTGAAAGAAGCTCGGAAGAGGACATGGAGACGATCATCCAACCTCAAAAAGATGAATCCGAGTTAATCATCAAGAATGCTCCAAGTCATTCTATCCAGAAGCATACACGAAGTTTTTGGAAGAGTTTTGGGCGGCTGCTTTATGAGTCCAAAAATAGCTACTATCTCATGATACttattttcatcttcacAGCTTGTGCAGGTGCAACTGGGCCGGTACAAGCACTACTTTTTGCTCATGTTATTAACGTTTCCAAATACACAGGATCTAAACTAAGATCAGAGAGCGAATTTTGGAGTGGCATGTTCGGAGTGCTTGCAGCAGGGGCTGGCATTTCTTATTTCGGATCATTATCTACCTCATTACGCAATGGACTCCTTATCCGCTCGAAATACCAGAAAGAATATTTTGAGTCCACTCTCTCGCAGCAAATGGCATTTTTCGACCAAGAAGAGCATTCTCAAGGCGCTATTGTTGCTCGAGTAGCGTCTGACCCACAGCGGCTGGATGAGCTCCTAGGTGCAAGTATGGCGAGCGTCTACATTGCCGTCTTTAGCATTGTCGGTTCTATATCAATCGCATTTGCTTTTGGATGGAAGCTGGCCGTTGTTTCATGCTGTGTCGTCCTCCCAATCAGCATCGTGGCATCATTTTTTCGATTTAAATACGAGCTGCAATTTGAGAGAATGAACAATGAAGTCTTCGCTGAGAGCTCTAAATTTGCCTCTGAATCAATCGCTGCTTTCAGGACTGTGAGTGCCTTTACCTTAGAAGAGACTATATGTAGACGATTTGAGACTCTTTGCCGAAATCATGTGGCTGCAGCGTATAAAAAGGCACGATGGGCAACATTCCTTGTTGGTCTATCTGATAGCGCAACTATACCCTGCCAAGCTTTGCTGTTATATTATGGAGGCCGCTTGCTTGCTAATGCAGAGCTTACGGTTCTAAATTTCTTTGTATCCTTCATGGTTGCATTGAACGCGGGAGAAGCTGCAGGACAAAGCTTGAGTTATGGGCCGAGTGCAGCCCAAGTCACAACTGCCTCAAATAGAATTTTAGACATGCGAGAGTCTCGATTTCTGGATAAGGCTGGAGCGAACGAAGAAATTCCAGGATCCGATGGGGGTGTTAGAATTGAATTTCAGGACATTCACTTCAAATATCCTACTCGAGACGTGCCTGTCTTTGAAGGACTGAATCTGACGATCGAAAGCGGCCAGTTTGCCGCTTTAGTTGGGGCATCTGGCTGCGGGAAAACGAGTATTATATCGCTCTTAGAACG ATTCTATGATCCTACAGAGGGAAAGATATTGTACAATGGAATCGATATTACCGAACTCACTGTGAAGGCATATCGCAAACAGTTATCATTAGTCGCTCAAGAATCTTCATTATTTCACG GTTCGATCAAAGAAAACATTCTTCTGGGTGTAGACCCTTCTACAGTATCTGATGAACAACTTCATCAAGCTTGCCGTGATGCATCGATTCACGATTTCATCGTGTCTTTGCCCGACGGGTTTAGTACTCCTGTTGGATCCCGTGGCGTATCACTTTCTGGTGGGCAAAAGCAGCGAATTTCTATTGCCCGCGCCCTTATCCGAAGACCTAAGATTCTGTTGTTGGACGAAGCCACGAGCTCCCTGGATCCTGAGAACGAGAAGCTTGTACAAGAAGCTCTTGAGCGTGCTTCAAAAGGTAGGACAATGGTTGTTGTAGCACACAAACTTTCTACTGTGAGAAATGCGGATGTTATTTTTGTGTTTGGAGACGGTAAGATACTGGAAAAGGGCAGCCATACCGAGCTACTTGAACGGAATGGGGTTTATTGGAGGATGTGCAAAAGTCAAGCCTTGGACGCATAG
- a CDS encoding uncharacterized protein (antiSMASH:Cluster_2.6), which translates to MRTTKYTGSVFEQLPEQARQNAKLLRPVDMQQPPLHFITATLPQEMNNTHALSQIRSHVSKESHARRRRALTEKVALYHASSTSAKQQLHARISDGGKEAWSICFPWSLSVNELFLFNFFLEWVIPNGWTECITEESQQSFQMGMRSVLIPVAMTDMSLFTAVIHHQYGKLPNRCLYGSGPLYGHGSILGGASGSISHSWNGLHQDG; encoded by the exons ATGAGGACTACAAAATATACCGGGAGTGTGTTTGAGCAACTGCCAGAACAGGCAAGACAAAATGCCAAACTCCTTCGCCCTGTTGACATGCAGCAGCCCCCGCTGCACTTCATCACTGCTACTCTACCACAAGAAATGAACAATACGCATGCGCTAAGTCAGATCAGATCGCATGTTTCCAAGGAATCTCACGCTCGCCGACGGCGAGCCCTTACTGAGAAGGTGGCGCTGTATCACGCGAGCAGTACCAGCGCCAAACAACAGTTGCACGCTCGCATTAGCGATGGTGGCAAAGAAGCTTGGAGTATTTGCTTTCCGTGGTCTCTCTCTGTTAATGAATTATTCCTCTTCAATTTCT TCCTGGAATGGGTAATACCGAATGGTTGGACAGAATGTATTACCGAAGAATCCCAACAGTCATTCCAAATGGGCATGAGATCAGTTCTCATCCCTGTTGCCATGACAGACATGAGCCTGTTTACTGCCGTCAT TCATCATCAATATGGAAAGCTACCCAACAGATGCCTCTATGGCTCTGGTCCTTTGTATGGCCACGGAAGCA TACTGGGAGGGGCAAGTGGAAGCATTTCACATTCATGGAATGGCCTTCACCAAGATGGCTGA
- a CDS encoding uncharacterized protein (EggNog:ENOG41~antiSMASH:Cluster_2.6): MFPRNLTLADGEPLLRRWRCITRAVPAPNNSCTLALAMVAKKLGVFAFRGLSLLMNYSSSISVRNVCEPSFGDALTCSAVLEWVIPNGWTECITEESQQSFQMGMRSVLIPVAMTDMSLFTAVMYVSARRYSLISNNTAEAEKYHKLMIHYLLLCLQKIKVIINMESYPTDASMALVLCMATEAYWEGQVEAFHIHGMAFTKMAEIRRAFPEREKVSPFLLEMAAKSIYDPRYNIVMGPYHTN; this comes from the exons ATGTTTCCAAGGAATCTCACGCTCGCCGACGGCGAGCCCTTACTGAGAAGGTGGCGCTGTATCACGCGAGCAGTACCAGCGCCAAACAACAGTTGCACGCTCGCATTAGCGATGGTGGCAAAGAAGCTTGGAGTATTTGCTTTCCGTGGTCTCTCTCTGTTAATGAATTATTCCTCTTCAATTTCTGTACGCAACGTTTGTGAACCCTCTTTTGGTGACGCCCTAACTTGTTCCGCAGTCCTGGAATGGGTAATACCGAATGGTTGGACAGAATGTATTACCGAAGAATCCCAACAGTCATTCCAAATGGGCATGAGATCAGTTCTCATCCCTGTTGCCATGACAGACATGAGCCTGTTTACTGCCGTCATGTACGTTTCAGCACGAAGATACAGTCTCATTTCAAACAATACCGCTGAAGCTGAGAAGTATCACAAGCTTATGATACACTACCTTCTCCTATGCTTACAGAAAATTAAAGTCATCATCAATATGGAAAGCTACCCAACAGATGCCTCTATGGCTCTGGTCCTTTGTATGGCCACGGAAGCA TACTGGGAGGGGCAAGTGGAAGCATTTCACATTCATGGAATGGCCTTCACCAAGATGGCTGAGATTCGTAGAGCATttccagagagagagaaagtttctccttttttgttAGAAATGGCTGCGAAGTCAATATATGACCCAAGATATAATATTGTTATGGGGCCTTACCATACAAATTAG